In a genomic window of Variovorax paradoxus:
- a CDS encoding MFS transporter: MTEALKTAKPGAFAPLRQPVFAVLWAATVLGNIGSFMRDVASSWLVTDLSASPTAVALIQTAATLPVFLLAIPAGVLSDILDRRRFLIFVQLVLAAVSGSLLVLSHTGALTVEYLIALTFVGGIGAALMGPTWQSIVPELVPRSDLKGAVALNSLGINIARSIGPAAGGLILASFGAAVTYGVDVLSYVFVIAALLWWKRPAAVDSGLSENFLGAFRAGLRYTRSSKELHVVLLRAAVFFLFASSVWALLPLVARQMLGGSAGFYGVLLGAVGAGAIGGALLMPRMRERLDADGMLLLASVLTAAVMGALVLAPPKWLAVALLLVLGLGWIVALTTLNGVAQSILPNWVRGRGLAVYLTVFNGAMAAGSLGWGLVAQQIGVPFTLVAGAVGLVVAGLIFHRVKLPAGEADLQASNHWPEPLVAEPVAHDRGPVMIQVEYRIRKDDQPAFMAAMKRLSLERRRDGAYAWGLHEHTADPERIMEWFLVESWAEHLRQHHRVSQADADLQGEALRFHAGPGKPEVHHFLSL; the protein is encoded by the coding sequence ATGACTGAAGCCCTCAAGACCGCCAAGCCCGGCGCCTTCGCCCCGCTGCGCCAGCCGGTGTTCGCGGTGCTGTGGGCCGCCACGGTGCTCGGCAACATCGGCAGCTTCATGCGCGACGTGGCGAGCTCGTGGCTGGTGACCGACCTGTCGGCCAGCCCGACCGCGGTGGCGCTGATCCAGACCGCGGCCACCTTGCCGGTGTTCCTGCTGGCGATCCCGGCCGGCGTGCTGTCGGACATCCTCGACCGGCGCCGCTTCCTGATCTTCGTGCAGCTGGTGCTGGCGGCGGTCAGCGGCAGCCTGCTGGTGCTCTCGCACACCGGCGCGCTGACGGTCGAGTACCTGATCGCGCTGACCTTCGTGGGCGGCATCGGCGCGGCGCTGATGGGGCCGACCTGGCAGTCGATCGTGCCCGAGCTGGTGCCGCGTTCGGACCTCAAGGGCGCGGTGGCGCTGAACTCGCTGGGCATCAACATCGCGCGCTCGATCGGCCCGGCCGCGGGCGGGCTGATCCTCGCGAGCTTCGGCGCGGCAGTGACCTACGGCGTGGACGTGCTGAGCTACGTGTTCGTGATCGCGGCGCTGCTGTGGTGGAAGCGGCCGGCGGCCGTCGACAGCGGGCTGTCGGAGAACTTCCTCGGTGCCTTCCGCGCCGGCCTGCGCTACACGCGCTCCAGCAAGGAACTGCACGTGGTGCTGCTGCGCGCGGCGGTGTTCTTCCTGTTCGCGAGTTCGGTGTGGGCGCTGCTGCCGCTGGTGGCGCGCCAGATGCTCGGCGGCAGCGCCGGCTTCTACGGCGTGCTGCTGGGCGCGGTGGGCGCGGGCGCCATCGGCGGCGCGCTGCTGATGCCGCGGATGCGCGAGCGGCTCGATGCCGACGGCATGCTGCTGCTGGCCTCGGTGCTGACGGCGGCGGTGATGGGCGCGCTGGTGCTGGCGCCGCCGAAGTGGCTGGCCGTGGCGCTGCTGCTGGTGCTGGGCCTGGGCTGGATCGTGGCGCTGACCACGCTCAACGGCGTGGCGCAGTCGATCCTGCCGAACTGGGTGCGCGGACGCGGCCTGGCGGTCTACCTCACGGTGTTCAACGGCGCGATGGCCGCGGGCAGCCTGGGCTGGGGCCTGGTGGCGCAGCAGATCGGCGTGCCGTTCACGCTGGTGGCGGGCGCCGTGGGGCTGGTGGTGGCGGGGTTGATCTTCCACCGCGTGAAGCTGCCGGCGGGCGAAGCCGACCTGCAGGCCTCGAACCACTGGCCCGAGCCGCTGGTGGCCGAGCCCGTGGCGCACGACCGCGGGCCCGTGATGATCCAGGTCGAGTACCGCATCCGCAAGGACGACCAGCCCGCCTTCATGGCCGCGATGAAGCGCCTGTCGCTCGAACGCCGCCGCGATGGCGCCTATGCCTGGGGCCTGCACGAGCACACGGCCGACCCGGAACGGATCATGGAATGGTTCCTCGTCGAATCCTGGGCCGAGCACCTGCGCCAGCACCACCGCGTGTCGCAGGCCGATGCGGACCTGCAGGGCGAGGCGCTGCGCTTCCATGCGGGGCCGGGCAAGCCGGAGGTGCATCACTTCCTGTCGCTCTGA
- a CDS encoding DoxX family protein — MRWTTSSAVRWIALLLLCAAYLQGGLNKAMDFDAAIAEMNHFGLSPAGPLAAAVIVLELGAAALILAGFWRWLGALALAGFTLMATFVALRFWEMPLGHERFMAANSFFEHLGLVGGFVLVAWLDLKERRDD; from the coding sequence ATGCGCTGGACCACCTCTTCGGCCGTGCGCTGGATCGCCTTGCTGCTGTTGTGCGCGGCCTACCTGCAGGGCGGGCTCAACAAGGCGATGGACTTCGACGCGGCGATCGCCGAGATGAACCACTTCGGCCTGTCGCCGGCCGGCCCGCTGGCCGCGGCGGTGATCGTGCTCGAGCTCGGCGCTGCGGCGCTGATCCTCGCGGGCTTCTGGCGCTGGCTCGGCGCGCTCGCGCTGGCGGGCTTCACGCTGATGGCGACCTTCGTCGCGCTGCGTTTCTGGGAGATGCCGCTGGGGCATGAGCGCTTCATGGCCGCCAACTCCTTCTTCGAACACCTGGGACTGGTCGGCGGCTTCGTGCTCGTGGCCTGGCTCGACCTCAAGGAACGCCGCGATGACTGA